In Nocardia yunnanensis, one DNA window encodes the following:
- a CDS encoding glycosyltransferase family 2 protein translates to MRTALITITAGRLAHLRNQLRAVAAGTRTPDDHIVVSMGDPAVLAELRAGPAHGRWLPARTPLPLAAARNLGAATALERGAELLVFLDVDCLPDPVMIERYQQARNDSHAPDAVDCGPVTYLPPPPPGGYDLADLPRCRAPHPARPAPPDEMIWDAEDYGLFWSLSFAVAARTWSRLGGFDPTYRGYGAEDTDFGFRARAAAVPLRWVGGAHAYHQHHPVSDPPVEHLADILRNARLFHRRWGSWPMRGWLDAFTDLGLLTPVGGALGWVPGAHAQDGIGDRTDRVDQEEMWTSPN, encoded by the coding sequence ATGAGGACGGCGTTGATCACCATCACCGCGGGCCGACTCGCCCACCTGCGCAATCAATTACGCGCCGTCGCCGCCGGCACCCGGACGCCCGACGACCACATCGTCGTCTCCATGGGCGACCCGGCAGTGCTCGCGGAACTGCGCGCCGGTCCCGCTCACGGGCGATGGCTGCCGGCGCGCACGCCGCTGCCCTTGGCGGCAGCCCGCAATCTCGGCGCGGCCACGGCCCTGGAGCGCGGGGCCGAGCTGCTGGTGTTCCTGGATGTCGACTGCCTGCCCGACCCGGTCATGATCGAGCGATATCAACAGGCCCGCAACGACTCTCACGCCCCGGACGCAGTGGACTGCGGGCCGGTGACCTACCTGCCGCCGCCCCCGCCGGGTGGCTACGACCTCGCCGATCTGCCCCGCTGTCGCGCCCCGCATCCGGCCCGGCCCGCACCGCCCGACGAGATGATCTGGGACGCCGAGGATTACGGCCTGTTCTGGTCGCTGTCGTTCGCGGTGGCGGCGCGCACCTGGTCGCGCCTGGGCGGATTCGATCCGACCTATCGCGGATACGGCGCCGAGGACACCGATTTCGGTTTCCGCGCCCGCGCCGCGGCGGTGCCCTTGCGCTGGGTCGGGGGCGCGCACGCCTACCATCAGCATCACCCGGTGTCGGACCCGCCCGTGGAGCATCTGGCCGATATTCTGCGCAATGCCCGGCTGTTTCACCGTCGCTGGGGCAGCTGGCCCATGCGGGGCTGGCTGGACGCGTTCACCGATCTGGGCCTGCTGACGCCCGTCGGCGGCGCGCTGGGCTGGGTACCC